The proteins below are encoded in one region of Struthio camelus isolate bStrCam1 chromosome 23, bStrCam1.hap1, whole genome shotgun sequence:
- the ID3 gene encoding DNA-binding protein inhibitor ID-3 — translation MKAISPVRSVRSCYEAVCCLSDQSLAIARGSNNKSPALEEPMNLLYDMNDCYSKLRELVPGIPQGTKMSQVEILQHVIDYIFDLQIVLEEEAKGRDPSSEATLLSLKAAELASELCSKDERSLCH, via the exons ATGAAAGCCATCAGCCCGGTTCGATCCGTGAGGAGCTGCTACGAGGCCGTGTGCTGCCTCTCGGACCAGAGCCTGGCCATCGCCCGGGGCAGCAACAACAAGAGCCCGGCGCTGGAGGAGCCCATGAACCTGCTCTACGACATGAACGACTGCTACTCCAAGCTGCGGGAGCTGGTGCCGGGCATCCCGCAAGGCACCAAGATGAGCCAAGTGGAGATCCTCCAGCACGTCATCGACTACATCTTCGACCTGCAGATCGTGCTGGAGGAAGAGGCCAAGGGCCGCGACCCTTCCTCCGAGGCCACCTTGCTGTCCCTCAAG GCAGCCGAGCTCGCCTCTGAACTCTGCTCCAAAGACGAGAGAAGTTTGTGTCACTAA